The proteins below are encoded in one region of Desulfobotulus mexicanus:
- a CDS encoding ATPase has translation MNISVDGSLGVQILNFVVLIVVLNAVLYKPIRQILAKRRDTVEGLSSAISRMQSEGDECLEAVKAGIREARTRGVKEKDAVIESVSAEEKKRVAEIQEGIQKDLEAFRMRIAGEAEEARKALASQADVFASAIAEKILGRAI, from the coding sequence ATGAACATCAGCGTGGACGGATCCTTAGGAGTCCAGATCCTCAACTTTGTTGTGCTGATCGTTGTGCTGAACGCAGTGCTGTACAAACCCATACGGCAAATCCTTGCAAAACGCAGGGATACGGTCGAAGGGCTTTCATCGGCAATTTCACGGATGCAGTCTGAGGGTGATGAATGCCTTGAGGCTGTGAAGGCTGGTATCAGGGAAGCCAGAACCCGTGGAGTAAAGGAAAAAGATGCTGTAATTGAAAGCGTCAGCGCAGAAGAAAAAAAGCGGGTAGCCGAGATTCAGGAAGGGATCCAGAAGGATCTTGAAGCCTTCCGCATGCGTATTGCAGGGGAAGCTGAAGAGGCCCGGAAGGCTCTTGCCTCCCAGGCAGACGTCTTTGCCTCTGCCATTGCAGAGAAGATTCTCGGGAGGGCGATTTGA
- a CDS encoding ATP synthase F0 subunit B, with product MNAKGRKLFFAALAFFMGAGVAFAAGDGGESWSSIDTYKVMNFTALVLILFFLLRKPVARFLNGRIDGIEKQLADLEERRLAAEQELAEYRRQLENMEDEAKSILEQYRKQGEAAKERILEEAKASAEKMREQARRNIEHEFVRVRAGLQAEVMEKALERAEALIQEKISPEDHARLTEEYLKKVVAS from the coding sequence ATGAATGCAAAGGGTAGAAAACTGTTTTTTGCAGCACTGGCTTTTTTTATGGGTGCAGGTGTAGCCTTTGCTGCAGGAGATGGAGGAGAGTCGTGGAGTTCCATTGACACCTACAAGGTCATGAACTTTACGGCCCTTGTCCTTATTCTCTTTTTTCTTCTCCGGAAACCCGTTGCCAGATTTCTGAATGGGCGGATTGACGGAATAGAAAAACAGCTGGCAGACCTTGAGGAGCGAAGGCTTGCTGCAGAACAGGAACTGGCTGAATACCGTCGTCAACTGGAAAATATGGAAGACGAGGCTAAATCCATCCTGGAACAGTACAGAAAACAGGGCGAGGCTGCAAAGGAACGTATTCTTGAAGAGGCAAAAGCCTCTGCGGAGAAAATGCGTGAGCAGGCCCGTCGGAATATCGAACATGAGTTTGTTCGTGTTCGTGCAGGGCTTCAGGCGGAAGTTATGGAAAAAGCCCTGGAGCGGGCGGAGGCTCTGATTCAGGAAAAAATCAGCCCGGAAGATCATGCTCGGCTGACGGAAGAATATCTTAAAAAGGTGGTGGCATCGTGA
- the atpH gene encoding ATP synthase F1 subunit delta yields MKNLAVARRYAKALLLIGKEDGQMDTYRQELQDVCMVFQENEGLRQILSNPLHARTSRRQILGSVLQKMSLTQVMQSFMLLLFDKGRIVRLADVERSYRDLADEFQNIARARITSAVSLSDTAVAGIRNALVRMTNREVVLDVHEDPRIIGGIVTKVGDLVYDGSIRTQLRNLRESFKRGEGI; encoded by the coding sequence GTGAAAAATCTTGCGGTAGCAAGGCGATATGCCAAAGCCTTGCTTTTAATTGGAAAAGAAGACGGGCAAATGGATACTTACAGGCAGGAGCTGCAGGATGTCTGTATGGTTTTTCAGGAAAATGAGGGCCTGCGTCAGATTCTCTCCAATCCTCTTCATGCCCGAACATCACGGAGGCAGATTCTTGGCTCGGTTCTTCAGAAAATGTCCCTGACTCAGGTGATGCAGTCTTTCATGCTTTTGCTCTTTGATAAGGGGCGCATTGTAAGGCTTGCGGACGTAGAGCGTTCCTACAGGGATCTTGCAGATGAGTTTCAGAATATTGCCCGTGCGCGGATCACATCCGCTGTTTCCCTGAGCGATACGGCTGTTGCGGGAATCCGCAATGCCCTTGTTCGGATGACAAACCGGGAGGTTGTCCTTGACGTGCATGAGGATCCCCGGATTATCGGTGGAATTGTCACCAAGGTCGGGGATCTGGTCTATGATGGTAGTATCAGAACCCAGTTACGGAATCTGAGAGAATCTTTTAAGAGGGGTGAAGGTATCTGA